One Epinephelus moara isolate mb chromosome 20, YSFRI_EMoa_1.0, whole genome shotgun sequence genomic window carries:
- the LOC126408522 gene encoding histone H4, with protein MSGRGKGGKGLGKGGAKRHRKVLRDNIQGITKPAIRRLARRGGVKRISGLIYEETRGVLKVFLENVIRDAVTYTEHAKRKTVTAMDVVYALKRQGRTLYGFGG; from the coding sequence ATGAGTGGTCGCGGCAAGGGAGGAAAAGGACTCGGTAAAGGAGGCGCTAAGCGTCACCGCAAGGTTCTCCGTGATAACATCCAGGGAATCACCAAACCCGCTATCCGCCGTCTGGCTCGCCGTGGTGGAGTGAAGCGTATCTCCGGTTTGATCTACGAGGAGACCCGCGGTGTGTTGAAGGTGTTCCTCGAGAATGTTATCCGTGATGCCGTCACCTACACCGAGCACGCCAAGAGGAAGACTGTGACCGCCATGGATGTGGTGTATGCTCTGAAGAGGCAGGGCCGCACTCTGTACGGCTTCGGAGGTTAA
- the LOC126408572 gene encoding histone H2B 1/2-like has protein sequence MPETTVKAPKKGSKKAVSKSVSKTGKKKRKTRRESYAIYVYKVLKQVHPDTGISSKAMGIMNSFVSDIFERIAGEASRLAHYNKRATITSREIQTAVRLLLPGELAKHAVSEGTKAVTKYTSSNRHRAVMLPPAPTIIPLCRVYAHHFQHSCLYLV, from the exons ATGCCTGAAACCACCGTGAAAGCGCCCAAGAAGGGCTCAAAGAAAGCCGTGTCTAAGAGCGTTAGTAAGACCggcaagaaaaagagaaagacaaggaGGGAGAGCTACGCCATCTACGTGTACAAGGTGCTGAAGCAAGTCCATCCCGACACCGGCATCTCGTCCAAGGCCATGGGCATCATGAACTCGTTTGTGAGCGACATCTTTGAGCGCATCGCCGGTGAGGCCTCCCGTCTGGCTCACTACAACAAGCGCGCCACCATCACTTCCAGGGAGATCCAGACCGCCGTCCGCCTGCTGCTGCCCGGTGAGCTGGCCAAGCACGCCGTGTCTGAGGGCACCAAGGCCGTCACCAAGTACACCAGCTCTAA CCGACATCGAGCTGTGATGCTGCCACCAGCTCCCACCATCATCCCTCTGTGTAGAGTCTATGCACATCATTTTCAGCACTCATGCTTGTACCTGGTCTGA